From a single Vibrio toranzoniae genomic region:
- a CDS encoding Cof-type HAD-IIB family hydrolase: MYKLIALDMDGTLLNSEKVISQENKDAIAKARAAGVKVVLASGRPLEGMQSKLDELSINGDDDFVLFYNGCMVQNVSTKELIHSEISNGKAAKEVAVLAEQLGGYVHAFSKVHGLITPENNEYTSIEARINGLDITELDFSQLEDDHEIIKTMIVAEPTKLTEIISNLPQQLKSQFTIVQSAPFFLEFLNPNSNKGVGIKAIAKHLGIKAEEVICMGDAENDHHMLNFAGLGIAMDNAMEETKKLADYITASNDDHGVAVAIEKFIFNS; encoded by the coding sequence ATGTACAAACTGATTGCTCTTGATATGGATGGCACACTACTCAACAGTGAAAAAGTGATTTCTCAAGAGAACAAAGACGCGATCGCCAAAGCTCGCGCTGCAGGTGTGAAAGTGGTTCTCGCTTCTGGTCGCCCTTTAGAAGGCATGCAAAGCAAGTTAGATGAACTTTCAATCAACGGCGACGATGACTTTGTGCTCTTCTACAATGGCTGTATGGTTCAGAACGTCTCGACAAAAGAGCTCATCCATAGCGAGATCAGTAATGGTAAAGCAGCGAAAGAGGTCGCGGTATTAGCTGAACAACTTGGTGGCTATGTTCATGCTTTCAGCAAGGTTCATGGTTTGATTACTCCAGAGAATAATGAGTACACAAGTATTGAAGCGCGTATTAACGGCTTAGACATAACCGAACTCGACTTCTCTCAACTGGAAGACGATCATGAAATTATAAAAACTATGATTGTAGCTGAACCAACGAAATTGACTGAAATCATAAGCAATTTACCTCAGCAGCTTAAGAGTCAATTCACTATCGTGCAAAGTGCACCCTTCTTCTTAGAGTTCTTAAACCCAAATTCGAACAAGGGTGTCGGTATTAAAGCCATTGCTAAGCACTTGGGTATTAAAGCAGAAGAAGTGATCTGTATGGGTGATGCAGAGAACGATCATCACATGCTTAATTTTGCTGGCCTTGGCATTGCAATGGATAACGCAATGGAAGAAACCAAGAAGTTAGCTGACTACATAACAGCAAGCAATGACGACCACGGTGTAGCCGTCGCGATTGAAAAGTTTATTTTCAACTCGTAA